The DNA window CCAACTGCCATCTTGGAGTCGACCAGAACGTTGCAGACCTCTCCAGTCTCCTAGGAAATTTGATGGAGGGCATTGAATCTTGACTGGGACATTGACACACCTATGTTCCAGCACCAGCAGTGTCTGAAGATCGTGGGCAAATTTGTAAAGGTGTGTGGGCTTCAATGCCTTTGAAGTTGGTAAAGCGCTTTCCAGTTTCCCTGGCATTTGTATACCTATTGTTCCGAGCGAGCAGTCGTCCACACAACCAATGGAGTAAATGTTACTAACCTTGAATGAAGAAACCAGGAAGGGATGTGGGCTGTGCTCGAGGTCACCCTGGAGGGCATAACATGGGTTCCAGTGTTTGCTCTTGGGCCTCTGCAGGCTCACTGGGAAGATGAGTCAGACCCGACTTCTGGAGTGGCTAGGCACAGGTCCTAGACCTCCCTGGGGCTCCGGGGTGTGGGGACTCTGTCTTCGCAGGCTAACTTGCCCAACCGGCTCCGTGGACTCTGGGCCGGGTCCTGGAGCTCCCTGCTCCCGCAAATGGCACATGCCCAGAGGGCACCCTGCGGCCACCACCACTGCCCAGCCTAAGTTTcaggcctctctgtgcctcagactcCGGTCCCGCCACCTCCACTTGGGAGCTCAGAGCatcctttccccttcctgctgGGGGTGGCTGCAGCCCAGCTGCCTCTGTCcctttaagagagagaaagaaccaaatcaggaagtgtgagagaGCAGGGCCGGCTGGCTCGGAGCTGAGCAGTGTCCCCTTGCAGGGAGCTGGTGAGGACActatctgccccccacccacgcccccaccctcccagctcCAGGGGTGGCGcaaggcccccccacccccacagctggCCCTGCCTCGGGGGTCCCCGGGGGGGGGGCCGTGGCCACCAGGATGTTATGCGCACAGCCTGTGGATGACAGTGCATGCTGAAAGCTCAGTGGGTGCCACGCTCTTCCACAAGCCTACAAACCACCACCGCAGCTGAGATGGGGTGAGTGTGCCGAGTCCGCAGGGGCCGCTGGACCGGGGCAGCCGCAGGGCAGCACTCAGTGGAGTGCAGGGGTGCTGCCACGTAGCCAGAGGTTCTCCCAGCCCCGTGGCGCCTCCCCGGGTCTCTCTGCCGCTTCTGGGGTCCCCCGGCAGTGCCCTGCATGCCCTCTCCGGCGGTCACCTTTGTAAAGGACTGCTTGGAGTCCAGAGCGAGAGGCAGGGAGGGCTGTGGCACGGGGAAGAGCTGCCACCTGCCTCCCCCGATCCCTTTCTGGGCTCTACTTCCCAACACCGGCCGCCCCTGTTCGGCTTCTGCCTCCATACTTTTCTCCTGCCTGGCTCCTGGCGCCTGCCCTCACCCAACCTGGGGTCTTTCTCCCTGACCCAAGTCccaggagtggggaggaaagTCTCCCGGAGCTGCTGGGGAAATGGGCTGGAAACCCCCAGCCCTGTGGGGGAGGGTGACAAACAGGAAAGGGTTAAAGGGCTGGGGCTGGTGGCCTTTGACGGTGGCTGAGAATCACATAGCACCGAGGGGTGCCTCTCATCCGCCCTCCTCTTTCCGGTGTAGCTCAGCTCCTGGACTTGCCACAGACAGTAAACATAACAGACGCTCACCCCGGAGAGTCTCTGGCTGATCCACAGCGGCTCAGAGCACTGGGTAAGTGCGTTTGGCCGCAGTAGTCCCCAGGAGGACGACAGACCGAGTGCAGACAGTGGGTGGGGCAATGGGCACCCAGGCTCCACCACCCACCCTCATTCATCCAACCAACTCCGAAGGACAGCAGCCTTTCCCTGcacctgagggggtggggggggggggcgagtgcACACGCAGCCAACCAAATGCACCACCCATCAGCTCCTAGGCACAGCCCTGGCAGGACCAGGAGCAGAGCCCAGGACGCGCCGCCCTTCCAGGGCTCTGCCTTTTGCACAACACTGTGCATTCCCTCGGTCTTCAGCTGCACCTTGTCCCAGCACCAGGGCCCATGTTGGGGACCAGGCCTGGGGAGGATTATGAAGGTAGTGAAATCTGCCACCCACCAGCTCCCCAGACTGGACCCCTTGGCCTTGCTTTTCGTGTGCTGTCAGGCTTCACATCCCCAGATCTGCCGGCATCATGATTTTTCCTCAGCCTCTCGGGTGAGGGGGTAAGGGATTTACCTGATCAATTCATTCAAGCTGATGAGCTAATATattgtctctctgtatctccttTGCCTTTGCAAAATGCACTTACTAGGTACCTTTTCTGAATCTGGGAACTGGCCACTGAGTCTCTTGAAGTGGCCTCTTGCTCAAggaattgcattttttaaaagattatagaGAGAAGGCTCAAAGAAAGCTAAGGAACTGTAGGATTCCAGGTATGGTGACCTTAGGGTTGAGAACTGATCAGATGTTACAAGAGGAAGGAGCCCTGTCCAGACCAGCCTTATTAGAGAGTATTTAAGAGGTAGTGGTCCTTCTCACGTTCCTTCTCCCAGTCATCCCGTTAAGACCAGACCTGAGCCTATTTTTCAGAGAATTTGAGTTTAATTTCTGAGGCTGCACTCCCTGGCCCCAGTTGCTTTAGAGGAACTGGCCTTGAAAGCACAGGATGGGGGCAAAGATGGGGAATGGAGCTGGAGAGGGTTTCAGATGGTCCCCGGGGCTCCTGAGCCCTTGGATTTGCTGGTCTCTcgccgcctccccacccccttcccacgcACACATGCGCGCATCCTCACACACACTGCCGGCAGCAGGATGTGTCGTTCCTCTCCAGAGCGCGCTGACCTGGCCACACTGGCCGCCTGTTAGCTCACAGCAGCAGGAAGTGGTGGGCCCAGGCGAGTGGGTGGAGAAGGGCTCCAGGCTCATGTTGCAATCCTGGAGATTTGTGGTGGTGTGGTTGACGCTGCCTGACCTGGGGCCCTTCCTTCAAGCACTATTTCTGCTTCCTGGGACAATCCCAGGCCTAGATGTCAAAACCCCAGAATTCTCAGTGCCTGGGAGAGGTGACAGAGAAAAAGGTTCGTCTCTGCAGAATGGCCCAtctggggaggtggtgggagaagaTGGGGAGTGAGGACAAGTAGAGTGCCCTGTGGTGGGACAGGCGCAGGCTGAGGGCTGAGGGccccggggtggcgggggggagggggctgtacTTCTTTTCGGAGAAGTTCCTCTCTGTGCTTCACGTTTcctccattccccccccccccacctccatcgcCCCTGGAATGGCCTCACGGAACCCTTTGTGGGATGGTCTTGGACACAGCCACCCAAAAGGCCACCAGTGTCCACCCCAGTTCAGGAATGGAATGTTCGACCCCTGCATGTTCTTTTTCTAGGCAGAAGGCGGCCAGCCAGCCGGGGGCAGGAGATGCAGAGCACTGTCAATTACCTATGGCACACCGACGACCTGCTGGGGCAGGGGGCCACTGCCAGTGTGTACAAGGCCCGAAACAAGGTAGGACACGGCCCTGGCCAGGCCCCCGCATCTGTGAAGTTCTTGGCCCCGTCAGCACCTTGTTGGGCAGCAGGGCAGAGGCCTCTGGACTTTGTCCTGCATGCTCTGGAGCCGGGGGCTTTGGCAAGAGGTGTGGGGAGCTGAAAAGGGCTCCTTAGGGATTAAGAGCTTGCGTCAAGCACATTTTGggactggagagaaagagaggaagacacaaagccATCATCCCGGGGAAGTGGCAGCAAATCTAGGAGTAGCAGAGGTGGGAAGTAGGACTTGTCTGGATTTGCCCTGCCTTTGTCGCTGTGCTGTACTGACTGTATGAGACACATGGCACCGTCCTGTCTCAAGAGGTGAAGTCAGACAGAACAGgttccaatcccagctctgctactggCACCAGGGAGTGGTAGCTGCCATTGTGGTTGTTGCCAACAGAAACGGTAATAGTAACAACAGACCATCCCCTGCAGGCTATCTGGTGCGCCAAGCCCTTGTCCCCAACCAGCGCTGGACCTGCTTCAATCCCTCTGGGTTGAGGAAGGAGCTGGGTGGGAGctgggagcccccacccccaaccaggcTGCCTTTGCTCATCTCTGGTCTCAGGCAGGTCGGGGGAAGCTACgtggagggctgggggcgggTGTGCTcccctgggcaggggtgggactTACGTTACCCGCGCCCCCCATGGCAGAAATCCGGGGAGCTGGTTGCCGTGAAGGTCTTCAACACCGCCAGCTACCTGCGACCCCGCGAGGTGCAGGTGAGGGAGTTTGATGTCCTGCGAAAGCTGAACCACCAGAACATCGTCAAGCTCTTTGCGGTGGAGGAGACGGTGGGTCCAGTGCTTGGTCAGAGGGAGGTGGTCTTGTCCTTGACCCACACAGGCTGGAAAGACTCAGGTCACAGAATCATGGAGACGTGGTCACATGCTTGTCAGCAGGTCAGCCGGAGAGGCAACCTGTAGGGTGGAGTAAGGAATGTGGGGTGGGATGTGGGGGGAAAGTGAGGGTGGGTGGTAGGGCCTAATCAAAGAGGGCTTCCTAGAAAAGGTAATCTTGGGCTCAGGTGTGTGGGGTCACTGTGAGGCCAAGGAGGGAAGGCAAGGCCAGAAGCTGGGACCTAGAGAAGGGGGTTTTTTGGCTCTAGGCTGAGTCACCCCCTCTTGAGAAAGCTGGTTCCTCACACAGCGATGGAAGGGGACATTTGCCTTCTGCCCCAAGCTTCCCTGTCTCCGTCCCACCCACAGGGGGGCAGCCGGCAGAAGGTGCTGGTGATGGAGTACTGCTCTGGTGGGAGCCTGCTGAGCGTGCTCGAAAGCCCCGAGAACGCCTTCGGGCTGCCGGAGGATGAGTTTCTGGTGGTGCTGCGCTGTGTGGGTGAGCCCCTCCTTGACCCCCCACAGGGAAGtctcccccctctttccctcctccccactcagaccagccccaggcccagccctcaGGGGAAGGCGATGTCCCAAAGGGTCTGGCATTTCTGAAAAAAGTAGCCAAACAGAGAAGACATTCTGTCCCTAAGAGGCTCTCCGTTCACAGACCAGGACAGACTCTGTCCAGGTCCAGGACAGACACTGATGAATGGACAGAAGTACAGTACAACTTTGGATTGCGAGTGACCTGTTCTGCGAGCGttccgcaagacaagcaaacatttctaatacattttaacttgatacaCGAGCGACGTCTTGCAATACGAGTGGCACGGATGCcagatgtcacatgatcacaattgAGCCAATGGTTCCCGAAATTTGCTTGGATATATAAATGCTTtgaattacaagcatgtttccggaacgaattatgcttgccAACCCCAACGTTTTTACTATATCTGATTCCTGCTAATCAGCAGTCTAAAACTCTAGcctaaaaacaattctttttttttttttttaatgtttattcatttttgagacagagggagacagagcatgaacgggggaaggtcagagagagagggagacaaagaatctgaaacaggcttcaggctctgagctgtcagcacggagcctgacgcggggctcgaactcatggaccgtgagatcatgacctgagcggaagtcggatgcccaaccgactgagccacccaggcaccccactagcCTAAAAACAATTCTTAAAGCAGGTTGTCCACCAGAgttcatagcagtgttattcacaacAGCCGTGAGAAGAAAACAACCCACACTTCATGGACAGATGTATGCACAAACAAAATAGGGTATATACACATAATGGggtactattcagccttaaaaaggaatgaaattctgacacatgctatatgtggatgaacctagaagacactgctaagtgaagtaagtcacagtcaaatccacagggacagaaagtcAAATGGCAtgtggcgggggcagggggaggaatgCAGAGTGATTGTTTAATAGGTAGAGTGTCTATTTGGGACATTGGCAAAGCTGTGgagatggacagtggtgatggtcacacaacagtgtgaatggacTTAATGCCACGGGGTTTTtacacttaaaatgattaaaatgctaaattttatgctaggtatattttattacaatttttaactttttgagagagggtgatcaagggagggcagagagagaaagagagaggaggagacacagaatctgaagcaggctccaggctctgagctgtcagcacagagcccaacacagggctcgaacccatgagttgtgagatcatgacctgagccaaagtcagacacttaaccgactgagccacccaggcgcccctattacaatttttaaaaataaatcagacaagAAGGGGGATGCCATCTTTGGGGAGGCAGAGACACCATCCTTGTTAATTTGTTAGGGAATCCCAGTGGAACCTCAGCACCCGTGTCTTTGGGCTCCCCGCCTTTGCCCTGTGCCCATGTCTGTCCTCCTGCTTTTCCTGTGGCTCTGTCAGCCCATGCGAACTCTCTATCTGGACCCAAGGGCGTCCTTCCCCCCAAAAGAAGCCCCACACACTGAGTTGTTCCTGGCCAGAGAGCTAGCAGCCCTCCCTCCGTCTCCAGTGGCCGGCATGAACCACCTGCGGGAAAACAGCATTGTCCACCGTGACATCAAGCCTGGAAACATCATGCGCCtcatgggggaggaggggcagagcatcTATAAGCTGACGGACTTCGGGGCCGCCCGGGAGCTGGATGACGATGAGAAGTTTGTCTCTGTCTATGGCACTGAGGAGTACCTGGTGAGTCGGGTGTTGAATAGGGGCTCTGTTCAATCCCCCTGTGTGGGGCAGGGTATCTGTCACCCCTGCACCCCAACCAGAAGGATTTATTCTGTTCTCTAAGATAGGAAAGGTGATGCTGCACCCTGCCTGGGCCTCCCTGCCCAAGTGTCCCTGCCCGGGCCCCTCTGGCCGGgccccccctgccccaggcctcccTTGTGCAATTAGTTCCTTGATGTGATCCTCACCTAGGATGGGGCACTACTGATCACCACTTTCCCCAGGGCAGAGAGTGGGCACATGGAAATGCTCTGGATGGGCTAACTCCACACcaatgtgggttttgtttttttttttttaagtttatttatttttcaatatatgaaatttattgtcaaattggtttccatacaacacccagtgctcatcccaaaaggtgccctcctcaatacccatcacccaccctcccctccctcccaccccccatcaaccctcagtttgttctcagtttttaagagtctcttatgctttggctctctcccactctaacctcttttttttttttccttcccctcccccatgggtttctgttaagtttctcaggatccacataagagtgaacacatatggtatctgtctttctctgtatggcttatttcacttagcataacactctccagttccatccacgttgctacaaagggccatatttcgttctttctcattgccatgtagtactccattgtgtatataaaccacaatttctttatccattcatcagttgatggacatttaggctctttccataatttggctattgttgagagtgctgctataagcattggggtacaagtgcccctatgcgtcagtactcctgtatcccttaggtaaattcctagcagtgctattgctgggtcatagggtaggtctatttttaattttctgagtaacctccacactgctttccagagtggctgcaccaatttgcattcccaccaacagtgcaagagggttcctgtttctccacatcctctccagcatctatagtctcctgatttgttcattttggtcagagactggcgtgaggtgatacctgagtgtggttttgatttgtatttccctgataaggagcgacgttgagcatcttttcatgtgcctgttggccatccagatgtcttctttagagaagtgtctattcatgttttctgcccatttcttcactgggttatttgtttttcgggtgtggagtttggtgagctctttatagattttggatactagccctttgtctgatatgtcatttgcaaatatcttttcccattccattggttgccttttagttttgttggttgtttcctttgctgtgcagaagctttttatcttcataaggtcccagtaattcatttttgcttttaattcccttgcctttggggatgtgtcgagtaagagattgctacggctgaggtcagagaggtcttttcctgctttctcctctaaggttttgatggtttcctgtctcatgttcaggtcctttatccattttgagtttatttttgtaaatggtgtgagaaagtgttctagtttcaaccttctgcatgttgctgtccagttctcccagcaccatttgttaaagagactgtcttttttccattggatattctttcctgctttgtcaaagatgagttgaccatacgtttgtgggtctagttctggggtttctattctattccattggtctatgtgtctgtttttgtgccaataccatgctgtcttgatgatgacagctttgtagtagaggctaaagtctgggattgtgatgcctcctgctttggtcttcttcttcaaaattcctttggctattcggggccttttgtggttccatatgaattttaggattgcttgttgtagtttcgagaagaatgctggtgcaattttgattgggattgcattgaatgtgtagatagctttgggtagtattgacattttgacaatatttattcttccaatccatgagcagggaatatctttccatttctttatatcttcttcagttaccttcataagctttctatagttttcagcatacagatctgttacatctttggttaggtttattcctaggtattttatgctttttggtgcaattgtgaatgggatcaatttctttgtctttctgttgcttcattgttagtgtataagaatgcaactgacttctgtacattgattttgtatcctgcaactttgctgaattcatgtatcagttctagcagacttttggtggagtctatcggattttccatgtataatatcatgtcatctgcaaaaagcgaaagcttgacttcatctttgccaattttgatgcctttgatttccttttgttgtctgattgctgatgctagaacttccaacactatgttaaacaacagcggtgagactgggcatccctgtcatgttcctgatctcagggaaaaagctctcaatttttctccattgaggatgatgttagctgtgggcttttcataaatggcttttatgatgtttaagtatgttccttctatcccgactttctcaagggtttttattaagaaagcatgctgaattttgtcaaaggccttttctgcatcgattgacaggatcatatggttcttatcttttcttttattaatgtgatgtatcacgttgattgatttgcgaatgttgaaccagccctgcatcccaggaatgaatcccacttgatcatggtgaataattctttttatatgctgttgaattcgatttgctagtatcttattgagaatttttgcatccatattcatcagggatattggcctgtagttctctttttttactgggtctctgtctgatttaggaatcaaagtaatactggcttcatagaatgagtctggaagttttccttccctttccatttcttggaatagcttgagaaggataggtattatctctgctttaaacgtctggtagaactcccctgggaagccatctagtcatggactcttatttgttgggagatttttgataaccgattcgatttctttgctggttatgggtctgttcaagctttctatttcctcctgattgagttttggaagagtgtgggtgtttaggaatttgtccatttcttccaggttgtccaatttgattggcatataatttttcatagtattccctgataattgtttgtatctctgagggattggttgtaataattccattttcattcatgattttatctatttgggtcatctcacttttctttttgagaagcctggctagaggtttgtcaattttgtttattttttcaaaaaaccaactcttggtttcattggtcttatttatttattttgagagagagaatcccaagcaggctccggtgtcagtgcagagcccgatataggccttgaactcatgaactgtgagatcataacctgagccaaaaccaagaattggatgcttaactaactgagtcacccaggtgctcccatacccatttttgaaatgacaaaggaGATGGTTCTGATAGTTCTGTTTTCACCAAAGGCGGTGGAAGGAGGTCTGATGGATGGGGGCTCCAGCCCTTGCCCACCCACGTCTCCGTGGCTGCCCTCTCGTTCTCCCTTTCGCAGCACCCTGACATGTATGAACGGGCAGTGCTTCGCAAGCCCCAGCAGAAGACATTTGGGGTGACCGTGGATCTCTGGAGCATTGGGGTAACCCTGTACCACGCAGCCACCGGCAGCCTGCCCTTCGTCCCCTTCGGTGGACCACGGCGCAACAAGGAGATGATGTACGGTGGGCCACGGACAGGGAATGAGAAGGGACGGGCCCTGGACCTTCCTCCATTGGTCCCTGCTGTATCTCCTACTCCACCTCTCACTCTGTGGTCCTCCTCTGGGCCACCCCCACCCAGACTCCTTTCCGATCCTCTGTTACCAGCCAATGAAAGAGGAAGCTGAGCCCGCCCTGACTGATGGGAGATGATCACGGTCCCTCAGCTCAGTGCTTCCCTTTAGCCTCCCTCCACGAGTGGCTCCCCCATCTCAGCAGAGGCTCCAAAGCTTGTGGAACCTGCCAGGGGCAAAGGTGGGGCAAGGACCCAGGCCCTGATCCCTTGTGGGAGGCCTTCCCAGGTTTCCTGCCGGCTGCTCCAGAAGTAGCTTCAGTCGGTGGCTGCTCCCACTGAGGGCACTGCTCAGAGCAGAAGAGGTTTAAGGTAGATTCGTGGGAAGGTCGAAACACCCACCCTCAGCTCAGGGGTCCAGCTGTGTGGAACCTGGATTAGGTTAGGGCAAGGGGAAGGAGATCGACAGGCGGGGGCTGTCAGGGAAGGCGGGACtttgaagggaggggagggtctgtGAAGTGGAGCACAGCGAGGACAGAGGTGCCGAGGCCGGCCAGATCGGGGGATGTGCAGTAAGGGGGTGGAGGAAGTGGACAGTGGAAAGGGGCCGAGAGCCTGACTGGGAATCTTGTTGGCTGAGGGCCAGGACTCTCAAATTCCGTTTCCAAGCTAATTTGGAGTGGCTGACTGATGGGAACCAACGCCCCGAGCCCTCCATGCTGAGTTTGCCATCCCGTGAAGTGTGATGGGCCAGGAGCCCCGCTGACCTGGTCCTGCCTCGCCCCAGGTACCGGATCACCACGGAGAAGCCGGCCGGGGCCATCGCAGGCACTCAGAGGCGGGAGAACGGGCCCCTGGAGTGGAGTTACACCCTCCCCATCACCTGCCGGCTGTCCATGTGAGTGGGGCCCTGCAGGAGTGGCAGACAGACTGGAGTCTGGGCTGGTGTCACCTACCCCTGCTGAGAGTCCCGCCCTACCTCCGAGGCCCCTGGCATGCAGTCAGCTGGGGCATACGACTTTCCCTTTCCACCTCACTGTTTCCATCCTCATGCCGGAATGGGTTCTTCCAGCtcttcctccccatcccaccctgccccaccgCCTTGGTCCTAGCTCTTGGGGACATTCTCAGGGAATGCCCTATTACCTACTCCAAGAGGACAAGTCTGGGACCTGGGCCCTCCTGACCGTCTGCATGTCCTGGGGCACAGGGGGCTGCAGAGCCAGCTGGTGCCCATCCTGGCCAACATCCTGGAGGTGGAGCAGGCCAAGTGCTGGGGCTTCGACCAGTTCTTTGCAGAGACCAGTGACATCCTGCAGCGAGTTGTTGTCCATGTCTTCTCCCTGTCCCAGGCGGTCCTGCACCACGTCTACATCCACGCCCACAACACGTGAGTAAGCAACGGAGGCCCGAGAACCTTCTCTACCCAAGCAGAAGGGTGTATCCCAGGCGGCATTGTGTGGGCTATTTAGATAGGAGAGCTTCTGGGTCCAATCTTAGTTTGGAAAATACTAGTTCCACAAAGTTAGAGTAAAACGATTCTTCCTTGCTGTTAGACTCCACAGATTCAGCAATCTCTACGATGGTAATGTGCATTAGAAATCTGAGGGGtacctgtgtgcatgtgtgcatgcgtgtgtgcgtgtgttggcAATGTGTTTTCCAAAAGTACTGCTCATTGAACCCTTTATTTCTGGAGCATTTTATAGGACTAGGTGAATTTTACTGGGAGGGTTACGGGAAAGGGGTGTAGAGGTAGAGGCTGGGTATTGGAGCTCCTGTGTTCTGTTCCCACTGTCTCCATCCACCCTAAGACATGAGCTCCAACCTTTGTCTCTCCACCCTTGATAAGAGAGGAAGTCACCCGGTCCCTCCCTTTGAAAAGCTGACCTTCTCCATGGATAAGGACTTAGCTAGGGTTTGGGTCCCCTGGACCCCTACCCTGACTACTGACACTTCCtaccctccccctttccccccaacTCCCTTGTGTGTTTAGGGTAGCCATCTTTCTGGAAGCCGTATACAAGCAGACCAGTGTGGCCCCCCAGCATCAGGAGTACATCTTTGAGGGTCACGTCTGTGTCCTTGAGCCCAGCCTCTCAGCGCAGCACATCGCCCACACGACAGCAAGCAGCCCCCTGACCCTATTCAGCATGGCCAGCGAGACCCCCAAGGGGCTGGCCTTCAGGGACCGTGAGTAGGGCCACTCAGGCTGGCTCTTCTTTGCTACGAGGGGCAAGGGTTTACGATCCAAGGTATCAATTAATGTT is part of the Felis catus isolate Fca126 chromosome F1, F.catus_Fca126_mat1.0, whole genome shotgun sequence genome and encodes:
- the IKBKE gene encoding inhibitor of nuclear factor kappa-B kinase subunit epsilon isoform X8 — its product is MQSTVNYLWHTDDLLGQGATASVYKARNKKSGELVAVKVFNTASYLRPREVQVREFDVLRKLNHQNIVKLFAVEETVGPVLGQREVVLSLTHTGWKDSGHRIMETWSHACQQGGSRQKVLVMEYCSGGSLLSVLESPENAFGLPEDEFLVVLRCVVAGMNHLRENSIVHRDIKPGNIMRLMGEEGQSIYKLTDFGAARELDDDEKFVSVYGTEEYLHPDMYERAVLRKPQQKTFGVTVDLWSIGVTLYHAATGSLPFVPFGGPRRNKEMMYRITTEKPAGAIAGTQRRENGPLEWSYTLPITCRLSMGLQSQLVPILANILEVEQAKCWGFDQFFAETSDILQRVVVHVFSLSQAVLHHVYIHAHNTVAIFLEAVYKQTSVAPQHQEYIFEGHVCVLEPSLSAQHIAHTTASSPLTLFSMASETPKGLAFRDPAQDIPKFFPKVDLQADYSTAKSVLGAGYQALWLARALLAGQELMLRGLYWFVEMLQATCRRTLEVTRMALLFLSSSLGTERFSSVAGMPEMQELKRVTELRSKLRALAEALSRYAHDITETQMSLSNLSSELMKNRDQHPADSVLFGQDEPHLQTVQEIQNEARPRLQRGADSQAG
- the IKBKE gene encoding inhibitor of nuclear factor kappa-B kinase subunit epsilon isoform X5, whose product is MQSTVNYLWHTDDLLGQGATASVYKARNKKSGELVAVKVFNTASYLRPREVQVREFDVLRKLNHQNIVKLFAVEETVGPVLGQREVVLSLTHTGWKDSGHRIMETWSHACQQGGSRQKVLVMEYCSGGSLLSVLESPENAFGLPEDEFLVVLRCVVAGMNHLRENSIVHRDIKPGNIMRLMGEEGQSIYKLTDFGAARELDDDEKFVSVYGTEEYLHPDMYERAVLRKPQQKTFGVTVDLWSIGVTLYHAATGSLPFVPFGGPRRNKEMMYRITTEKPAGAIAGTQRRENGPLEWSYTLPITCRLSMGLQSQLVPILANILEVEQAKCWGFDQFFAETSDILQRVVVHVFSLSQAVLHHVYIHAHNTVAIFLEAVYKQTSVAPQHQEYIFEGHVCVLEPSLSAQHIAHTTASSPLTLFSMASETPKGLAFRDPAQDIPKFFPKVDLQADYSTAKSVLGAGYQALWLARALLAGQELMLRGLYWFVEMLQATCRRTLEVTRMALLFLSSSLGTERFSSVAGMPEMQELKRVTELRSKLRALAEALSRYAHDITETQMSLSNLSSELMKNRDQVHADRSIQQIQCCLDKMNLIYKQFKKSRMRPGEPRRLFCLRHWDSIILPSLPF
- the IKBKE gene encoding inhibitor of nuclear factor kappa-B kinase subunit epsilon isoform X3 — protein: MQSTVNYLWHTDDLLGQGATASVYKARNKKSGELVAVKVFNTASYLRPREVQVREFDVLRKLNHQNIVKLFAVEETGGSRQKVLVMEYCSGGSLLSVLESPENAFGLPEDEFLVVLRCVVAGMNHLRENSIVHRDIKPGNIMRLMGEEGQSIYKLTDFGAARELDDDEKFVSVYGTEEYLHPDMYERAVLRKPQQKTFGVTVDLWSIGVTLYHAATGSLPFVPFGGPRRNKEMMYRITTEKPAGAIAGTQRRENGPLEWSYTLPITCRLSMGLQSQLVPILANILEVEQAKCWGFDQFFAETSDILQRVVVHVFSLSQAVLHHVYIHAHNTVAIFLEAVYKQTSVAPQHQEYIFEGHVCVLEPSLSAQHIAHTTASSPLTLFSMASETPKGLAFRDPAQDIPKFFPKVDLQADYSTAKSVLGAGYQALWLARALLAGQELMLRGLYWFVEMLQATCRRTLEVTRMALLFLSSSLGTERFSSVAGMPEMQELKRVTELRSKLRALAEALSRYAHDITETQMSLSNLSSELMKNRDQVHADRSIQQIQCCLDKMNLIYKQFKKSRMRPGLGYNEEQIHKLDKVNFGHLAKRLLQVFQEKCVQKYQTSLVTHGKWMREVHETRIHLRMVSCSVAAFNTEAQGAQESLSKILDQLSHQLLQDRTMGAQVSAPPTAPHPSPALTDLVLHMQELCEEVKLLAFDLQDNNRIIEGLSRPPSAPDS
- the IKBKE gene encoding inhibitor of nuclear factor kappa-B kinase subunit epsilon isoform X7: METWSHACQQGGSRQKVLVMEYCSGGSLLSVLESPENAFGLPEDEFLVVLRCVVAGMNHLRENSIVHRDIKPGNIMRLMGEEGQSIYKLTDFGAARELDDDEKFVSVYGTEEYLHPDMYERAVLRKPQQKTFGVTVDLWSIGVTLYHAATGSLPFVPFGGPRRNKEMMYRITTEKPAGAIAGTQRRENGPLEWSYTLPITCRLSMGLQSQLVPILANILEVEQAKCWGFDQFFAETSDILQRVVVHVFSLSQAVLHHVYIHAHNTVAIFLEAVYKQTSVAPQHQEYIFEGHVCVLEPSLSAQHIAHTTASSPLTLFSMASETPKGLAFRDPAQDIPKFFPKVDLQADYSTAKSVLGAGYQALWLARALLAGQELMLRGLYWFVEMLQATCRRTLEVTRMALLFLSSSLGTERFSSVAGMPEMQELKRVTELRSKLRALAEALSRYAHDITETQMSLSNLSSELMKNRDQVHADRSIQQIQCCLDKMNLIYKQFKKSRMRPGLGYNEEQIHKLDKVNFGHLAKRLLQVFQEKCVQKYQTSLVTHGKWMREVHETRIHLRMVSCSVAAFNTEAQGAQESLSKILDQLSHQLLQDRTMGAQVSAPPTAPHPSPALTDLVLHMQELCEEVKLLAFDLQDNNRIIEGLSRPPSAPDS